attcccaggcttttttcccccaaattcccagattttttccccctaatttcCGAAATTtctccccccaaattcccaggcttttttcccccaaattcccagattttttcccccaaatttctgaaatttctccccccaaattcccaggcttttttcccccaaattcccagtttttttcccctaaatttcCGAAATTtctccccccaaattcccagatttttttccccaaatttcctaaatttctccccccaaattttcccccaaatttccgaaatttctcccccaaattcccagccttttttcccccaaattcccagattttcccccaattccctGTCTGTATTTGCCCCCGTTCAGGGGCCGTGGCCGTGGCCGAGTTCGTGGCCGAGAGCCCGCGGCTGCTGCGCCTGGACCTGCGCGAGAACGACATCAAGACCGGGGGGCTGATGGCGCTGTCGCTCGCCCTGCGCGTCAACCACTCCCTGCTGCGCCTCGACCTCGACCGCGAGCCCAAGAAGGAGCCCGTGAGtgtcccagaattcccagaaaatccacggaattccccaaaaaatcccgggaattggcaaaaaaaaaccccgcGGTTCTGTGGCATTCCTGGAGCGGGAGATGGGGCGTGAAgtgttggggtttggggtttgcagtttgggggtttggggtttgacCTTGAGGCCAAGAAGGAGGCCGTGAGtgtcccagaattcccagaaaatccacggaattccccaaaaaatcccgggaattggcaaaaaaaaccccgcGGTTCTGTGGCATTCCTGGAGCGGGAGATGGGGCGTGAAgtgttggggtttggggtctgcgatttgggatttggaggttttgggggtttggggtttgacCTTGAGGCCAAGAAGGAGCCCGTGAGtgtcccagaattcccagaaaatccacggaattccccaaaaaatcccgggaattcccaaaaatccccgcGGTTCTGGGGCATTCCTGGAGCGGGAGATGGGGCGTGAAgtgttggggtttggggtctgcgatttgggagtttgggggtttggggtttgacCCCAAGCCCAAGAAGGAGGCCGTGAGtgtcccagaattcccagaaaatccacggaattccccaaaaaatcccggGAATTAGCCAAAAAAAGCCCCGCGGTTCTGTGGCATTCCTGGAGCGGGAGATGGGGCGTGAAgtgttggggtttggggtctgcgatttgggagtttgggggtttgggggtttggggtttgacCTTGAGGCCAAGAAGGAGCCTGTGAGtgtcccagaattcccagaaaatccactgaattccccaaaaaatcccggGAATtagccaaaaaaatcccaggaattcccaggaaaTGACCAAAAAATCCCCGACTCCTCTCCCTCTATTCCCGAGGGAATTCTCGAGATTTTCCCGCCGTTCCCGAGGGAATTTCCTGGGGATTTTCCTGCCATTCCTGAGGAAATTCCCGAGGGATTTTCCCGCCATTCCCAGGGGAttttcccaccattcccagggGGATTCCCATGGGATTTTCCCGCCATTCCCGGGGGATTTTCCCACCATTCCTGAGGGAATTCCGGAGGGACTTTCCCACCATTCCCAAGGGAATTGCCAAGGGATTTTCCCACCATGAATTCCCATGGGATTTTCCCGCCATTCCCGAGGGAATTCCTGGGGGATTTTCCCGTCATTCCCGGGGGATTTTCCCGCCATTCCCAGGGATTTTCCCGCCATTCCTGGAGGATTTTCCCGCCTTTCCTGAGGGAATTCCGGAGGGATTTTCCCACCATTCCCGAGGGAATTCCCAAGGGATTTTCCCGCCATGAATTCCCATGGGATTTTCCCGCCATTCCCGGGGGAATTTCCCGGGGGATTTTCCCGCCATTCCCGGGGGATTTTCCCGCCATTCCCAAGGATTTTCCCGCCATTCCCAGGGCTTTTCCCGCCATTCCCGAATTCTCCCCGGCAGGTGAAGAGCTTCCTGGAGACGCAGAAGGCGCTGCTGGCCGAGATCCAGAACGGCTGCAAGCGCAATTTCATCCTGgccaaggagaaggaggagcaggagcagcagcagctccagcactcgGCCTCCATGGCCGACATCTCCGGCGGCGACCCCGCAATTCCCGAAGAAATTCCCGAAGAAATTCCCGAAGAAATTCCCGAAATTCTTCCCGAAATCCCCGAGGGCGCCTCCCCCGGGCCGGAGGAGAACGGCAACGCGGCCCCGGCCGGGGATTCCAGCTCGGAcaccgaggaggaggaggaggaggaggatgggaagGGCTCGAGGGAGGTCGTGGAATGTTCCGGGAGTTCCGGGAATTCCCTGGGGAACGGCGAGCGCAGGATTTCCGTCTCCAGCCCCGGCAGGGGCCGCAAGGTCTTCGTGGTGACGCGGGTGGAGAACGTTCCGGAAGGATCCGGGGTCGTTCCAAAGGGAGCTGGGACTGTTCCTGAGGGATCTGGAGATGCTCCCAAGGgatctggagctgctcctggtggaTCTGGGGCAATTCCCGATGGATCCAGGGCCGTTCCCGATGGATTTGAGACTGTTCCTGAAGGGTCTGGGGCTGTTCCTGATGGATCTGGAGCTGTTCCTGAAGGATCTGGGGCTGTTCCTGATGGATCTTTGGTTGTTCCTGATGGATCTGGAGCTGTTCCTGATGGATCTTTGGTTGTTCCTGATGGATCTGGAGCTGTTCCTGATGGATCCAGGCTCATGCCAGACGGATCTGGGGTTGCTCCTGATGGATCCAGGGTTGTTCCCGTTGGATCCAGCGCCGTTCCTGATGGatctggagctgcttcccaTGGATCCGGAGCCGTTCCTGATGGATTTGGGACAATTTCTGATGGATCTGGGACAACTCCTGATGGATCCGGGGTAGTTCCCGATGGATCTGGGGCCGTTCCCATCAGATCTGGGACCGTTCCTGATGGATCTGGGGTTGTTCCCGATGGATTTGGAGCTGTTCCCGATGGATCTGGAGGTGTTCCCATTGTTCCTGATGGATCTGGGGTTGTTCCTGATGGATCTGGGGTTGTTCCTGATGGATTTGGAGCTGTTCCTGATGGATCTGGAGGTGTTCCCGATGGATCTGGAGGTGTTCCCATTGTTCCTGGTGGATCTGGGGTCGCTCCCGATGGATTTGGAGCCGTTCCCATTGGATCCAGGCTTGCTCCCATTGGATCCAGCCCCATTCCCGTTGGATCTGGGACCGTTCCTGATGGATTTGGAGCCATTTCCGATGGATTTGGAGCCATTCCTGCGGCATCTGGGTCTGTTCCTGATGGATCTGGGGTTGTTCCCGATGGATTTGGAGCTGTTCCTGTGGGATCTGGGTCCGTTCCCGATGGATTTGGAGCCGTTCCCGTCGGACCCAGCCCCGTTCCCGTTGGACCCAGCCCCGTTCCTGTCAGATCTGGATCCATTCCTGATGGATTTGGAGCCGTTCCCGATGGATCCGGGTCCGTTCCCGTCGTACCCAGCCCCGTTCCCGTTGGATCCGGGTCCATCCCCATCGGACCCGGCCCCGTTCCCGATCCGCGGCCGCGCCGGGCGGGCGCCTCCGAGGGAATTCCGTGCGGGAGCCCCTCCCGGGATTCGCCGCTTCCCAACGGCCTCAAGGCCGATTTCGCCCGGGCGCTGCCGGAGCCGGGCCCGGAGGGCGACGGCAAATCGGGAATGTGCGCGGCAGAGCACGGTGagattcccaaaattcccaaattcccaaattcctgaggGTGTTCCCGGGATTGGGGCACTCCCGGGAGTTCtgggatcccaaattccccaattccccaCATTCCTGAGGGTGTTCCCGGGATTGGGGCATTCCCGGGAGTTCTGGGATCCCAAATTTCTGGGGGTTCTGGGATCCCAAATTTCAGAGGGCGTTCCTGAGACTGGGGCATTCCCGGGAGTTCtgggatcccaaattcccaaattcttgCGGCTGTTCCTGGGGTTGGGGCATTCCCAGAAGGTTCTGAGATCCCAAATTCCAGAGGGAGTTCCCGGGCTCGGGAGATTCCCAGGAGTTCCGGGATCCCGAATTTCTGGGGGGTTCTGAGATCCCAAATTCCAGAGGGAGTTCCTGAGCTCAGGGCGTTCCGGGGAGTTCTGGGATCCCAGATTCCAGAAGGTTCCGAGATcctcaaattcccaaattccagagGGCGTTCCCGGGCTCGGGACATTCCTGGGACttcagggaccccaaattccAGAAGGTTCTGAGAtctgaaattcccaaattcctgaggGCGTTCCCAGGCTCGAGACGTCCCAGGAGTTCAGGGATCCTggaattctgggggttttgAGATCCCAAATTCCAGAGGGCGTTCCTGGGATGGAGGCATTCCCAGGAGTTTGGAATCGGGGTGAAAAAGTGAGAAAACGGCTGGAATTGGGGTAAATGAacaggaaaggagcaggaattggggtgggaaactgggaaaagcagcaggaaaatcccaaatccttggattggaaacaggaaaaactgGGAACGCAGCAGGAATTGGGGTAAATGAacaggaaaggagcaggaattggggtggaaaactgggaaaggagcagaaaaatcccaaatccctgggctgggagtaggaaaaagtgggaaaggagcaggaattggggtggaaaactgggaaaagagctggaaaatcccaaatccttggattggaaacaggaaaaactgggaacgcagcaggaattgcagtaaataaacaggaaaggagcaggaattGGGGTGAAGAAGTggggaagaagcagaaaaatcccaaatccctgggctgggaagaggaaaaagtgaGAATCGGAGTGAAAAACTGGGaatgcagcaggaattggggtaaataaacaggaaaggagcaggaattggggtggaaaactgggaaaagcagcaggaaaaactgggaaaggagcagaaaaataCCAAATCATTGGGTTGGGGgtgggaaaaactgggaaaggagtggaaaaatcccaaatccttggGTTGGCAATAGGAAAAGCCAGGAAAGAGATCAGGAAAATCCCAAGTCTTTGGTCTGGGAGTaggaaaaactgggaaaggagcgggaaaatcccaaattcttgggttgggaatgggaaaaactgggagaatcccaaattcctgtctgggaagagaaaaaactgggaaaggagcaggaattAGGGTGAAAAAGTGGGGAAATGTCTGGAAAAAgtgggaaaggagcaggaaaatctCAAATCttagggatgggaatgggaaaaactgggaaaggagtgagaaaatcccaaattcttgggttgggaagaggaaaaactgggaatgcagcaggaattggggtAAATAAATGGGAAAGGAGCGGGAATTTTGGtgaaaaagtgggaaaagagCTGGAAGAATTGGGAAAGGagggggaaatcccaaatcttTGGTCTGGGAGTGGGAAAAAgtgggaaaggagcaggaaaatccGAAATCCTTGGGATGGGAAtaggaaaaactgggaaaagcagTGGGAATTGGGGTAAATAAacaggaaaggagcaggaattggggtgggaaactgggaaaagcagcaggaaaagcccaAATTCCTGGGttgggaagaggagaaatttgGAAAGGactgggaaaatcccaaatccatggattaggaggaggaaaaattgggaaaggtgcgggaaaatcccaaatccttgcattgggaagaggaaaaactgggaattggagtgaaaaactgggaaaagcagTGGGAATTGGGGGTAACAAacaggaaaggagcaggaatcggggtggaaaactgggaaaagcagcaggaaaaactgggaaaggagcagaaaaataCCAAATCATTGGGTTGGGAGTaggaaaaactgggaaaggaggaggaaaatcccGAATTCCtgggttgggaatgggaaaaactgggaaaagcagcgggaaaatcccaaatctttggggtgggaatgggaaaaactgggaaaagcagTGGGAATTGGGGATAATAAacaggaaaggagcaggaatCAGGgtggaaaagtgggaaaagagCTGGAAGAAGTGGGAAAGGAggggggaaatcccaaatctttggggtgggaatgggaaaaactgggaaaggagcaggaaaatcccaaattcctgggtTAGGaatgggaaaaactgggaaaagcagTGGGAATTGGGGATAATAAacaggaaaggagcaggaatcggggtggaaaactgggaaaggagggggaaaatcccaaatccttaggttgggaagaggaaaaagtgGGAAAGAAGCTGGAATTGGggtggaaaactgggaaaagcagcaggaaaatcccaaattcctgggtTAGGaatgggaaaaactgggaaaagcagcaggaaaatcccaaattcctgggttgggaatgggaaaaactgggaaaagcagTGGGAATTGGGGATAATAAacaggaaaggagcaggaatcggggtggaaaactgggaaaggagggggaaaatcccaaattcctgggttgggaatgggaaaaactgggaaaagcagcaggaaaatcccaaatctttggggtgggaatgggaaaaactgggaaaagcagcaggaaaatcccaaattcctgggttgggaatgggaaaaactgggaaaagcagCGGGAAAGTCCGGAATTCCCGTCCGGGCGTTGCGGGCGCTTCCGGAACGTTCCGCGCTGGGTCCCGCAGAGCTGAGCTGCGCCAGGAacgagcaggagctgcaggagctgctcctcgAGGCCAGCCAGGACACGGCGCCGGAGCCGCTCTGAGCGCAGGTGAGAGCCCGAACCCCGaattcccaaaacccccaatGCCTGGGAAAAATCCCGCAATTTCTGCGGAAATCCTGGAATTTCCGGCAGCTTTCctgggattttctgggaattttccaggattttctgggaattttccGGGAATTTCTGTGAATTTCCCGGGaattttccaggaattttttgCGGGAATTTTTCCAGGAGTTTCCTGGGAATTTTTCCGGGAATTTCCCGGGaattttttcatggaatttCTGGCAATTTTCcgggaattttgtgggatttcctgggaattttccaggaatttttCCGGGacttttctgggaatttttccagaattttccaggaattttctgggattttctgggaatttttctgggaatttcctGAGATTTTGTGGGAGTTtccaggaatttcctgggaatttctgggaattttctgggattttcagggaatttttccaggaatttctgggaatttttcctggaatttctgggaatttttctgggaatttttacggcaatttctgggaattttccGGGAATTTTTCCAGGAgtttttccaggaatttttcCAGGAATCTCCGGGAATTTTCCCGGAATTTCGGcacttccagccctgctctccccacaggTCCTGCAGGGGAGGCTCCGGAGCTTTTCCCCTCCCCGACTCCGCACAAGATTCCAACCAAACCTCGGGAATTTCGGGACttttgcttgggaaaaaaagaaagaaacaaaaaacacgaaacacaaaaacaacaaaaccggaatttttttttttttcccgacTTCTTTTCCCGATTTTTCCGGACTTTTTCCCGCCTGCCAGGGGCGGGGCAGGAGGCGGGGCTCGGTTTTCCTGGCAATTCCCGGGGCCATTCCCGGCGGGATCCGGCCGAAATTTGGGAATTCCGTCCCTAAAAACCCCCGGGACCGGCTGCTCCCGCGGCCCCCAcgctttatttatttttaatttccctttccGGTGGCTTTGGtttctttgggaattttttcccgatttttccctctttttttctgttttttttttcccattttttccccgttctttcccccatttttcccatctCTGTTTATCACCAGCCGCAGAATTCCCGGGAAAACGGGGAAGGTGGaaaagggggagagggaggggctggaattcctcgatcaccccaaaattccagaggtgttgggggaggggaaATCCAGCGATTCCCACGGGGATCTCCCGGCccggaattcccaaaaaattcccggAATTCCCAGGGAAATTCCCGGGGTCGCTTTTCTTTCTTAAGTGCAATAAAATCTTTCAGGGAGCTGCGGGTTTGGGGGGGGATTGGAATTCCGGGGGGATTTTCCCGATTTCCCAACCGGGAATTTTCGCTGGTGTTTCctctgggtttgggtttttttggtttttgttttttttttttcctgtcttttcccggttttttggggtttttttttcccccccctcgTTTTTCCCCGTGGTGGAATTTTTGTTAACGGCTGTTTTCTAATTAAAGGAATTCTGCATTCGTCACCCGCCCTCTTTCTGGGGGCTCACCCGGAATTCCAGGATTTCGGGAAttgatggatttggggggggtgggtggggagggggtgaaagtccccccaaaaaaaccccagaacaggtgagaaatcccaaaaaatcccaaacagcagagctgggggtggaACTTGGTTTATTGGGGGATGATCCCGGGGAATTCTCCCGGGAATTCTGGGTGGGTGGGGTTTGGGCATggcccaaatttggggattttttgggggaattttccCGATTTTTCCTCCCAAAAGGGCTCAAATTTTGGGAAGAGATCCCAAAAATGTCTCAGAGTGGGGGATTCCTGGGAGGGATCAAAATTCCTTTGGATTCTGGGAGGTTTGGGACACCCCTGGaccatcccagtcccctcccagcaTTTCCCAGTGGCAAAAACTGGGAATGAAACCAAAGAATTCCCTCTGGATCATCCCAAATCTCCAAAAAACAGGAATAAACCCCAGGAATTTCCTCTGGATCTTCCTAAactcctccagcacctccaaGGTCACAATTCTGGGATAAAACCCCGAAATTCCCAATCCCAGTTCCCCTAAAagatccccaaatcctccaggagctctccctgccctcggTGAGGTCTGGATCCCATTCCTGACCCTAAACCCCATTCCCGATCCTGAATTCCAATcccgatcccaaatcccaatcctgatcctAAATCCCCGATCCTGATGCCATTTCTGATCCCAAATGCCCGAtctcaatcccaatcccaaatcctgaatcccaattccaaatcccaaatcctgataCCAATCCCAATACCGAATCcgcaatcccaaatcccctatCCCAGTCCCCAAATCCCGATCCCAGATCCCCAAATCCAGATGCCAGTCCCATTcccgatcccaaatcccaaatcctgatgTCATTGCCAAACCAAGATCATAAATtttgatcccaatcccaaatcccaaatcttgATGCCATTCCTGATaccaaatccccaatccccatgCCAGTCGTGATCCCAGTCCCAAATCGGAAATGCTGATGCCATTCCTGATCCTAAATCACAAATCTCGATTCCAGTCCCAAATCCTGATGCCATTGCCAAACCCAAATCACACATCTTGA
Above is a window of Ammospiza caudacuta isolate bAmmCau1 chromosome 35, bAmmCau1.pri, whole genome shotgun sequence DNA encoding:
- the PPP1R37 gene encoding protein phosphatase 1 regulatory subunit 37 translates to MDEAEPAAGDAAPAAAEASPGDGRGRPGAKRVTFPSDEDIVSGAVEPKDPWRHAQNVTVEEIVAAYRQACLKLNCRQSPKLLKQIQEFKDLAPRIDCLDLKGEKLDYRSCEAMEEIFKRLQFKLLDLEQTSLDEDGASALFDMIEYYESATHLNIGANKHLGPRGWQAAAHMMRKTSCLQYLDARNTPLLEPSAPLVARALRISSSLVVLHLENTSLSGRPLMLLATALKMNVTLRELYLADNKLNGLQDSAQLGNLLKFNGCIQILDLRNNHLMDSGLAYICEGLREQRRGLVTLVLWNNQLSHAGMAYLGMTLPHTQSLETLNLGHNAVGNEGVRNLKNGLIGNRSVLRLGLACTKLTCEGAVAVAEFVAESPRLLRLDLRENDIKTGGLMALSLALRVNHSLLRLDLDREPKKEPVKSFLETQKALLAEIQNGCKRNFILAKEKEEQEQQQLQHSASMADISGGDPAIPEEIPEEIPEEIPEILPEIPEGASPGPEENGNAAPAGDSSSDTEEEEEEEDGKGSREVVECSGSSGNSLGNGERRISVSSPGRGRKVFVVTRVENVPEGSGVVPKGAGTVPEGSGDAPKGSGAAPGGSGAIPDGSRAVPDGFETVPEGSGAVPDGSGAVPEGSGAVPDGSLVVPDGSGAVPDGSLVVPDGSGAVPDGSRLMPDGSGVAPDGSRVVPVGSSAVPDGSGAASHGSGAVPDGFGTISDGSGTTPDGSGVVPDGSGAVPIRSGTVPDGSGVVPDGFGAVPDGSGGVPIVPDGSGVVPDGSGVVPDGFGAVPDGSGGVPDGSGGVPIVPGGSGVAPDGFGAVPIGSRLAPIGSSPIPVGSGTVPDGFGAISDGFGAIPAASGSVPDGSGVVPDGFGAVPVGSGSVPDGFGAVPVGPSPVPVGPSPVPVRSGSIPDGFGAVPDGSGSVPVVPSPVPVGSGSIPIGPGPVPDPRPRRAGASEGIPCGSPSRDSPLPNGLKADFARALPEPGPEGDGKSGMCAAEHELSCARNEQELQELLLEASQDTAPEPL